The DNA sequence GTGGAAACAGACAGGGAGCTCGGAGAAGCCGAAAGACCAAAAATAGAGACAATGATCacatcaccatcaccacaTCACACGCATGCGCATAACCCATccaaccaccaccacctctACATAATTTCCAACCCTTCAAAATCCACATACAAATTCCTGGACCCACTATTCAACCCGCCCACGCCACCATTCGCCCTCCTCTCGAAGGCTGAGATGCCAAAATTCGCCGGTCGACTAGCGTACACGCCCACACGTACAGCTTTATCTTCCACGCCCCAGAAAAACCACGTCACCTCTCTCAGCTTCTTCCAGCCGAGCAGCTCGTCCTCGTACCATACCCACAGCGCATAGCCAATGCGTTCAATCTTGACGCGGAGCGCGAGGCGCCGTTGCTGGTGTGGCGGGAGGGCGCTGAGAGACCAGTCTGCGCCTTCGCAGTTTGCCACGACCGAGGTGGCGTACGAGCAGTTGTTTGAGAATTCGAGGCCGACTTTTGCCCATTTTGAGGCCGGGGCTGGAGCGTAGTAGGCGGGTGGGGCGACGCTGGGGTCTTGGGGTTGTTGAGAGTCTGGTGATGGGACAAAGGTTTCTGGGTTGGGTATGCTGGTGGTTTGCGCGTGTTGGGTCGCTGGGCTGGGTGCAGCGCTGGTGCTATTGCTATCGCTGTCTTCTAGAGTGATATCTGCAATATTCGGCACCTCGGGAGGAGTCGTCGTCGAATTCGCCTCCGCTGTTGCCGGCGGTATTTGGCCTGGCGGTGCGCCTGCAAAGATGACTAACCCTCCCTGATCCCACTCAAGCTCCCAGTCTGAGGAAACGGTGACCTCTGCGGCTATAAAAGGGTTGCGCAACGCGGTATAGAGTATCGGCGCCGTCACCGTGTCTCCTGTTTGCGGCTTCCTCCAGAGATCCGTGTTTGGGGGCGCGGCGAGGGTGAAGGAGCCCAGCCATTCCGGTACCACGTCGTCTACCACATTAAGGGGCGTAAACGAGGAGCTCGCGGGCGGCATGGCTCGGTAAATGGGGGCGATGCGGGTTAGGAGAAGGTGGTTTCGCGGATAGCAACGGGATCGAGTTTGCGCCTGGGCGGTGGGAGAAGGGCAGTTTCCTGTTCCTAGGGCTGGGAGTTGCTGCGATGGCTGGCCAAGTTGATCTCTATGTAAATGACAAGGGCGATATGTGCGATGCCGCAAGTTGTGTTCGCGTTGGTTGTCTAGCTCTGTGCGACGGAGGTCGGAAGGTCATTCGCCTTTGGGCAAAAGCAAGGATCCGGCTTACGTCTGACCGTCGGCAGGATGTCGAATAACCAGAACCAGCGATCTGCAAGAGGGATCGTGAGAAGCGCCCGCGCGGAATCTTGTCAGGCAAAGCCTATCGCACGGTCAGTTACCAAGACGGTTTCATGTCCTATAAGCGCCCCCATTCTGCGCCCCAGATTTGCGCCTCACAACGACTACGACATGACAAGTCGCGGGCCCTATAGATGATACACGCAAACACGTGCTCAGACGCACTGATGCTACTCCCGGATTTCTCTGCTGCCTACCTGATAACGCGTCGATGATTTTGTTTTTCCTTGTTCGGGCTGAGGCTACTGTTCCGGTTCCAAGCTATGGGCGGCGGCTTGAATCATGACCCGGCAATGGTACATGTAGAGAGTGGACGAGATATTTCGTGTGAAACCCACCCGCGATGCTGCTTCAAGGTTATATATACTCCTTCTTGTTGCAGCGCTTGGCTTCCCGCCTAGTCGCCAGGTAGTCGTCCATTTGAGCTGAAGAGGCCCGCCACCGCAGACGCTCCATCAGCAGCGGCAGCTACCCATCACGGCCATTGATGATGGCGAGACGGGGGTCAACATGTCCCTCGCATCCTCTTGCGTCGGTCCCTGCGAAAACCTTGCTTGTCCTGCTCAGGCCAGGGAGGGGAAAAAAGAGCTCTCTTCTCAAAGGTACAAAGTCTCCGAAGCAGCAAGGTGAGGTGGCCACTGCCATTTTGCCAGCCCCGCGTCGACCTGTCGCGTCCAGAGCAGGTGTAAAAAAACACCCACGTCTCATCAAAAACGGCGGGCCCTCGTCGCTTCCCGCTTCCAGCACACACACATACGCAGACACAGCTGGGCCGGATCGAGTTCCGTAGTTGGGGGCGCGCAAGTGCGGGCGCGCGCGCACGCAAGATGCAAGCGTTCGTGGCAAAAAGGCAAGTGAGAGGTATGATGTGCTGGAAACGTCTCACGACAGGTAGGACTATGTTCTGCATAGCCCCTGGTAAATGCATGAACGCTCGCTATCGACTGGCCTTGCCCTCGCATACGTAATCGAGACTGCAGCAAGTCGTGTTCCGAGGGCGGCAAGACGAAATGCCACAACTGCCACATTTTCTCCACAAACTTCGACCGGAATCGGCTCAATACAGGAAACCAGCCGAGTTGTAGCTGACTGTGGCACTTTCTTCAACATACTTTGCATGTGCCGCTTGAATGTCTGCCAGACATGTATTCTACCCCTTTGTCTTTTCACCTCTGCCATTGTCGAGATGCTGTGTTGAGGAGGAGATGAGCGCAAGGTGCAGTGCAGTAGCTTTGTTGTCACTCAGAGCCAGCTCAGCCGGCATCATCTAGAGCACCATCGCTTGTGCAAGGCGCTGTTGTAACTGTACGTGTGTGCTTTCACAAAGCAGCTATCCGACGATGCGTTGTTCATCTAGGGACCACCCCCATTGAGTCGGCGACCTCTTCCACCATCGACAGCTGTGTATCCACGACAAGCAGCTTATCCAACACTCGATAGCATCACTTTTCCATACGTAGCTTTGGAATGCAAGAAGTGGGAGAGACCATACAGAGTATCAAAGCAAAAGAGAGAAATTTCAATACTTTGTCAACCGGCCAATATCGATTTCGATCCGCTGTGCTCACGCAAGCTGACACACACTGCCTTCCACAAACACACTTGGATCCAATTCTCACTCTCGGCTAGCGACAAACTGCCGATGCATTAATCGGTCACCGACCTGTCTGTCGTGCGACCGAGCATACAAAAGAATACTGCAGCCCCATAGGTTGCAGGGCGTGCTGACGACAGTAGTCCAAACAGCATCTGGCTTGCAGAAGCGTCACTCGTCGTCGCTCCAATACCCAGAGACCACAACTGTGTATGCGTGCACGGCTACGAGATTACTCCGTCAGAGTGCACGACTGCGAGATTACTCCATGTCCGATATACGATGCTGCCTTTGACCTTCGATGGCACCACTCCCTTCAAACTGCGCTAGCGGAAACCCGTACGGCCATGCCTATGCAATACAAACTTGAACCATATTAGCCATGCACATGGACGTTTCATACCGTACCTTGGCTGCGAGTTCCAGTGTCCTATGAGAACCCGCGGGCACCGCAAACTCCAATCTAGAAACTGTGGTAGTGGGCGTGCGCCACTTGGACTACAAGGTCTCATCGTTCAACCACATGGCTGGACTTATTACTTACCTGTTTTTAGCTAATCCACTCTCCGTGCTCATACAGCCAAGTCTCCGAACGCGTTTTGCTACTAGTCCAAGATGACGGTATGCACTTTCCTACAGATCCCGGACTGATTACGGCACTAGTCGCAACCTGTTCACATGCGCTGCAAAAATTCACAAAAGCAGTTACTGGGCTATCTGCCATGCACATCCCGTTGTTGGCCGCACTCGAGTCCCGCACAAAACCGTAGTCGGTGAGCATCGAGACTGGACTTGCACAAACAAGCCGTGGGGTTTTCTAGTCAGTAAAATGACGAGGATTGTTGGTTACTCATGGCTGGCGATCACTCCAATTAGCTCTTCCTTGAATGTAGTGAGGCGCGCCAAACGAAAGTCCTTCATTGCATATCCAGGGGACCCTACCAGTGCGGGATCTCAGCTCGGCCTAGAACAGACACTGTAGTAGTGAGGCTCACAACCTTTCCACCATGCACTGTTAGCTACACACCTGGCCTGGCGTGCCATGCCCGGAAACGCAAATAGTTGAGAAGCAATGTCACACAATATGGCCGACGATGAGCTCATGATGCGCGGCTCGAACGAGACCCGGTATGATAGGGTTTGCGTTAGCAGGCTTCATCCGCTCCAGCGGTTAAGTTATATCCCCGGACATGCACGTCAAACATATGTCAAAACTCTCAGGGCCACTACTCCTAGTCATTCACGTGCAGTCTTGTGACGCGGCTAGCGCAAGTCCACAACCTCATACGGTAACTGCTCTATGGTTTGGTCGAACTGCTGGAACCCCGCTAGGCTCTAGTCTTCCGGTAATTACGCCATGGTATTGGTCCACTACTTGAGCCAAGCCGTATTTCAATGGCCGCTGATATGTCCAAGGATAGTCGCTCGTCGCTGCGAATTGCAATACTGAAGCGAATAGAATTGGCTGAAACGATGTTTTTCTTGCTATCTGGACGATCTCTGCAAGGTGTGCCCGCCACGATCGTACGATGCGCAAGCTGGTATAACTCGGGTCCAATAGGAGAGAGATCGGCCAGCAGGGAACATGACCGGAGAGAACTCCAGACATGTGGAGCACGGCCCCGCAGATTGAGTAATTGGCAGCCACTCGATGACTGCGCCTTATCTATCTGGATAACGAATGCCCGACAGTAGGTGTGATCGGATCAAAGGATGGTTTGTTTGCGGTATGCGTGATGCAGAGAGATTTGAACGGCAACACATATAGGTGTTGTAAGAAAACGGTGCGCCACGGGAAGCAGGGTCAATCAGGCCAAACATGCCGAACGATTTCATACAAGGAGGCTAATATATCCAGGGTCCAGAGCGAGATCATATATCCCGAATACACGAGATTGATTATCCAAGCATGCGGAAACAAGATTTCTGATGGGCATGGACATTGCGATGTACCCCTACCAAT is a window from the Pyrenophora tritici-repentis strain M4 chromosome 7, whole genome shotgun sequence genome containing:
- a CDS encoding membrane protein, which translates into the protein MPPASSSFTPLNVVDDVVPEWLGSFTLAAPPNTDLWRKPQTGDTVTAPILYTALRNPFIAAEVTVSSDWELEWDQGGLVIFAGAPPGQIPPATAEANSTTTPPEVPNIADITLEDSDSNSTSAAPSPATQHAQTTSIPNPETFVPSPDSQQPQDPSVAPPAYYAPAPASKWAKVGLEFSNNCSYATSVVANCEGADWSLSALPPHQQRRLALRVKIERIGYALWVWYEDELLGWKKLREVTWFFWGVEDKAVRVGVYASRPANFGISAFERRANGGVGGLNSGSRNLYVDFEGLEIM